Genomic DNA from Bacteroidales bacterium:
CCACATAAAAATGCCGCTGCGGCTGTTTTTAACTCCATCATTATAACTTGTATTATTCCTCATCACATTGCCTTTCCATTCAGTTGCACCGGCATACTGAAAGATACCATAACCTGCACCTTCATTATTCGCGGAAATATTATTCTGCATCACCGAATACCGTATGCCACCGTCGAAATCAAACCCTCCCCCGTCTTTGCCGTGCTCTGAGGTTTTATTGTCATGCGAAAAACAGTTTTCGATCACCACACTGTCGCACATATAGGCCCAGATGCCTACAGGACCGTTTCCTTCCCTTGGCATATCCCAGCCATTATTCATGGCTTCACAATGATGAATATATCCATTTACCACACCGGCAATCAAAATACCGCTGCCACTGTGATTATCAGTGATGGCAGGACAACCCGGGTTATTTTCAGCTTTGCAGTTCCCAATCTCAACCGAATGCATGGTTTTGAATTTGCTTCCGTCAGTTCCGTATTCCGGCTCTCCCGATTCAGCATAGATGCCCGAGAATCCGTTATCATGAGCGTATACTCCTGCTATTTTAATATGGCTGCCGCCTTTCACATGAATGCCGCTATAAAGATAACCTGATGCTTCCACACTGTCAATTTCAATGTTCCGGCTTCCTTTTATGAATAAACCATCGGTTTTATTACTGTTAAGTCGCCCTGAACCGGTGACCACGAGGTTCCGGCAAACAAATCCGAATGCATTTTCGATTATTACGGCAGCTGAATCAAACGATTGGATATAAGCCTTGCCTTTACCATAAACCCCCAGTATAACCGGCGCTTTCAAAGAGCCACCTGCATTTTTAAAAGTCAGGCTTCCGCTGAACCGGGAACCAGCCTTCAGCAAAACCTGGTCGCCGGGCTTGAGAACGATCTCATTCGTCCTGGAAAGACTTTTCCAGGGAAGACCGGGAGTTAGTCCCGGATTACTGTCATTGCCGTTTTGGGAATCGAGATAATATACGGTAGTCGCACCTGGATCGCAACCGGTAATGATACCGGCTATCCACAGGTAAAGCAAGAATTTTCTCATCCGTGCTGTTTTATATCAAATGTAATGGATGCACGGATAAAAATCAACTATCAGGCCGCCTGTTTTACAAGTTCAACGCTAAGCTGCAACTTCACTTCATCACCGGCCACAGCACCGCCGGCTTCGGTCATTACATTCCATTTCAGTCCAAAATCCTTTCGGTTTAATTTTCCTGTAAGCTCAAAACCCACCTTATCATTTCCCCATGGATCCTTCATAGCACCTCCGTATTCCACGTCGAGCACTACTTCACGGCTTATACCCCTGATTGTAATATCCCCGGTAAGTTTATAGGCATCGCCTGATTTTTTAAAGCTTTTCGATTTAAAGAATATTTTGGGATTGTGGGCTGCATCAAAGAAATCGTCTGACCTCAGGTGCTTGTCCCTGTCAGGTGCATTTGTATTAATGCTGTCCACATCGGCTGAAAATTCGACATCGGCGTCTTCAAAATTATCCGATTGCGTCACCATTTTACCTTCAAAGCGTTCAAAACTTCCTGTGACAGTGGCAATAACAAGGTGCTTCACCTTGAAAAAAATTTCACTGTGATCAGGATCGATTACCCAGGTTGTTTTCATAAGTTTCATTTATTGTTGGAAATATAACACATGAACCAGGGGGTTGTTTTTTAGTAGTTTTAGCTTTGCAATTAAGTGTCAATCACACTATTACATTAAACCGTTAGTTTGTTAAAGAAATGTTAAAAAGTTGGACTTACTCTCGTGTTCTCAATTTTCGATTGTTAAAGAAACAACTAAATTCATAAGCCATGAGAAAAAATTACCTTACGTTTTTGTTAGTTTTAAGTGGGTTTCCGTTGGCGTCACAGTTGTGGGCGCAGGATTCTTTGAAAGTAAATTTTGTGGGGCTCGACACCTCGCTCAAAGGACAAAACCTCACGTTATATTTGCGAAACCCGCAGACGGGTGTATCCAGTGATAGTTTAATGGTAATGCCTGTGGATACCACCAACTTTATGCTGGGCTTTGATTCTGTTTCACCGGGCAACTACTTTCTTGATTTTTATGTGGATGCCGACGGTAACGGAAGATTTAATACGCCTCCCGACAAATCATGGAGAGTGGAACTTGACAGCTTCCAGGGTGATACAACCATTAACTGGAATTTTGATACCAATTATGTTGATATTACCTGGCCACCGGATACAAGCGGCGGTGATACAACAGGTGTTGACACAAGCCTCTTTGAGGTTGCCATTAACTTTACCGGTTTTGCTCCGCATGTTGGACAGGATCTGTATGTATATGTAAGAGATGCCTCTAATGGTGACAAACTGGACAGCCTTGCCATTGAACCTGTGGATTCATCAGACTTTGCCGTCGTATTTGATTCCGTTCAGGGAGGTAAGAACTACAATATCGATTTCTGGGCTGACCTCGACAGCAGCGGCACTTACAATGCTCCCCCGGTTGATCATGCATGGCGTATTGAACTCATGAATCTGATGGGCGACACGGTTGTTGATTTTGCTCATAACACTGACTTTGTCGACATATTCCCCGCTGATGATACCACCGGAGGCTCGGATTCGACCCTGAATCTTACAATCAATTTTACAGGATTTGATAGCACGGTCGGTCAGAACTTCTATGTTTACCTGAGGGATCCGCAGACAAATGACTTTATGGATAGTACACTGATAACTGCGCTGGACAGCAACGATTTTACGGTTGTATTCAATAATGTGACCGTAAACCAGAATGTCAACGTCGATTTCTACAGTGATGTAAATGCCAATGGTTCATATGATGCACCACCAACTGACCATGCCTGGAGAATTCAATTGACAAACCTGACAGCCGATACAACCATCCTGTTCCTGTATGACACGGTTTATACCGATATCGGACTTGGCGGACCTATTACAGGTGTAGCCGATGCTGACGGTGAAAAGGATTTCAGTTCCTACCCCAACCCGGTACAGGATGAACTTACTGTAAGCCTCAATAAGGGCGGTACCGGCCTGAGTATTTACAGTTTAACCGGAGCACTTGTATTACACCGGAACCTGACTACAGCCGAAAGACTGGTGAAGATGAATGTTTCCGGATTGAAACCGGGAATGTATATACTGAAATTCACAAGCGAATCCGGTTCAAGTCAGAAGAAATTCCTGAAAGAATAGGTTGATTTCTGTTCTGTGATCTTATAGTATCCAATCAAAACCTGCCCGGGTTGCCGGGCAGGTTTTTTTTTACCAACCTTGACAGAGCCTTCATTGCGAGGAGCCGGGCAAATAAATGATTATAGCACAAGGTTTTGTCGACAAAGCAATCTGGCCGCTTTATCATCACGCTCCTCGCAATGACGAGCTTTTCTTAATACTTATACTTGTTGCGATACTCCTTCGCCTCACGGATCATTTTGCCGAATTGTTTGCCGAGGCGCTTTTTATCCTCAATTTTTATTTCAAAATGCTGCTGCTCTTTCAGAAGTTTTTCATAGCTGTTATAGATTTTTGCATCCAGGGTGCCATTCTGAAAGGCTTCCAACACAGCACACCCGCTTTCATTCTGGTGCCGGCAGTCGGCATACCTGCAGTTCACTGCAAGTGCATCAATGGCCGGAAACATACCCGAAGAAGTGATCTCATCCTCAAGAGCGATGCCGAATTCGCGCATACCGGGGGTATCAATGATCATGCTGCCATCAGGCAGCATAAATAGATCACGGGTTGTTGTCGTATGTTTTCCTTTGGCAGTGGAATCGCTGATTTCACGTGTCGATAGAAATACCTCATCAAGCAGCGTATTGATTATAGAACTCTTGCCCACACCTGATGAACCGATCATAATGTGTGTTTTACCGGGCTGCAATACCGGTTTAAACGACCGTTCGAATTCAGACCGGTTAATCGTACTGCAGAATATCACAGGATAATCCCGTTGCAGTCGTGCCACTTCATGGCGGTATACTTCCCGGTCTTCAACAAGGTCTTCTTTATTCAGGACAATAACCGGTTTAATTCCGCATCCTGTAACCTGTACAATATACCTGTCGAGCCTCATCAGGTTAAAATCGCGGTCAAGGCCCTGGACAATCAGGGCATAATCTACGTTTGCTGCGAGAACCTGTATTTCACTGCGGTTTCCGGGACTTTTCCTGTAAAGTGAATTCAATCTTGGGAAAACCTCCATAATGTAACCCTGTGTTTCGTAATCGAGGTAGTATACCCAGTCGCCCACCCGCGGCATTTCATCCGGTGCTGAAGCGTACATCAGTTTGCCTGACAGCTCGGCCGGAAGTTCGCCTTTTTCGGTTGCCAGGTGGTATTTAAAGCCTTTCAGAGATACTACTCTTGCCGGTTTAAAGGCAGGATCTGTGTTTTTAATATAATGGTTATTGAAAAAATCATTCCATCCGAATTGTTCGAGAATCATGGGAATAGTGATTAGTGATTAGTGACTTGTGATTAGTAACTGGTAATTGGTAATACAGTTGTCTTCAAATACTATAAATACATTTAATATCGATTGAAGAACACCGATTTACGAATTGTGAAGTTTGTATTCCGGAAGAATTACAAACTTATACTAGCAGATATCCAAACGGATGGTTAACATAGACTGCAAATATAGAAATAAATATCGCTAATTTTCCACTTTTTAAGCTATGACGTTTGCAGAAAAGGTTTTGTCGTTTTACAGGAGTGTTGATTTCAGTGAATCGCTTCCCGATGGTATCCGTATTATGAATCCATTCAGGGAAAAAAGCGGTGCTTCCGAACTTGCTGAGGCGTTCTACATGAAGTATTTCAATGACACAAATCCGCGGAGAATCCTCCTGGGTATCAATCCGGGCCGTTTTGGTGCAGGAATTACAGGCA
This window encodes:
- a CDS encoding right-handed parallel beta-helix repeat-containing protein, producing MRKFLLYLWIAGIITGCDPGATTVYYLDSQNGNDSNPGLTPGLPWKSLSRTNEIVLKPGDQVLLKAGSRFSGSLTFKNAGGSLKAPVILGVYGKGKAYIQSFDSAAVIIENAFGFVCRNLVVTGSGRLNSNKTDGLFIKGSRNIEIDSVEASGYLYSGIHVKGGSHIKIAGVYAHDNGFSGIYAESGEPEYGTDGSKFKTMHSVEIGNCKAENNPGCPAITDNHSGSGILIAGVVNGYIHHCEAMNNGWDMPREGNGPVGIWAYMCDSVVIENCFSHDNKTSEHGKDGGGFDFDGGIRYSVMQNNISANNEGAGYGIFQYAGATEWKGNVMRNNTSYNDGVKNSRSGIFMWCDPVAQPMRDFEAYNNTVVTCFEHAVSFEPGDYEGFIFSKNVFLINGNQDGFIFGNFKGARFSQNIYSAFNMPASVEYDTAAVLIPFKNLR
- a CDS encoding YceI family protein; protein product: MKTTWVIDPDHSEIFFKVKHLVIATVTGSFERFEGKMVTQSDNFEDADVEFSADVDSINTNAPDRDKHLRSDDFFDAAHNPKIFFKSKSFKKSGDAYKLTGDITIRGISREVVLDVEYGGAMKDPWGNDKVGFELTGKLNRKDFGLKWNVMTEAGGAVAGDEVKLQLSVELVKQAA
- a CDS encoding T9SS type A sorting domain-containing protein, producing the protein MRKNYLTFLLVLSGFPLASQLWAQDSLKVNFVGLDTSLKGQNLTLYLRNPQTGVSSDSLMVMPVDTTNFMLGFDSVSPGNYFLDFYVDADGNGRFNTPPDKSWRVELDSFQGDTTINWNFDTNYVDITWPPDTSGGDTTGVDTSLFEVAINFTGFAPHVGQDLYVYVRDASNGDKLDSLAIEPVDSSDFAVVFDSVQGGKNYNIDFWADLDSSGTYNAPPVDHAWRIELMNLMGDTVVDFAHNTDFVDIFPADDTTGGSDSTLNLTINFTGFDSTVGQNFYVYLRDPQTNDFMDSTLITALDSNDFTVVFNNVTVNQNVNVDFYSDVNANGSYDAPPTDHAWRIQLTNLTADTTILFLYDTVYTDIGLGGPITGVADADGEKDFSSYPNPVQDELTVSLNKGGTGLSIYSLTGALVLHRNLTTAERLVKMNVSGLKPGMYILKFTSESGSSQKKFLKE
- the rsgA gene encoding ribosome small subunit-dependent GTPase A, encoding MILEQFGWNDFFNNHYIKNTDPAFKPARVVSLKGFKYHLATEKGELPAELSGKLMYASAPDEMPRVGDWVYYLDYETQGYIMEVFPRLNSLYRKSPGNRSEIQVLAANVDYALIVQGLDRDFNLMRLDRYIVQVTGCGIKPVIVLNKEDLVEDREVYRHEVARLQRDYPVIFCSTINRSEFERSFKPVLQPGKTHIMIGSSGVGKSSIINTLLDEVFLSTREISDSTAKGKHTTTTRDLFMLPDGSMIIDTPGMREFGIALEDEITSSGMFPAIDALAVNCRYADCRHQNESGCAVLEAFQNGTLDAKIYNSYEKLLKEQQHFEIKIEDKKRLGKQFGKMIREAKEYRNKYKY